GATAACCAGCCCAAGCGTCAGTGAAAACATACGAGCCACCCCGAACATACCGGCGCACGTGAGTCTTGAGCGCATCGCCTTGCGTGTTTGGTACATGAAGCAGACGGACCTTGGCGCTATGACGATCCAGCAGTCCCATCACGATTGCTTTTCCGGCCCCGCCCGTGCCCGTGATTTTGGCCTTCTTATCCTTGTGCATATTTCGAGCGAGGCCGCCGATAAAAGTTTCGTCCGCTTCAACCTCGTTGCCGTCGAATTGCGTGAGCGAACGATCCTGCATCGCGAGCTGGATGCGATGATCCATGAACCACGCGGTTTTCTGCGTCACGCCAAGACCACGCGCGATCTCATAACTGCTAATCCCATTCTTACAGTTGGCGATTAGCCACAT
The window above is part of the Candidatus Binatus sp. genome. Proteins encoded here:
- a CDS encoding IS1595 family transposase, whose protein sequence is MKAPSTLQQAIQYFKDFENCQRFMIEMRWPDGKVRCPTCGADKVKYLEKARLWKCYAKHPRAKFSLKVGTIFEDSPIGLDKWLTAMWLIANCKNGISSYEIARGLGVTQKTAWFMDHRIQLAMQDRSLTQFDGNEVEADETFIGGLARNMHKDKKAKITGTGGAGKAIVMGLLDRHSAKVRLLHVPNTQGDALKTHVRRYVRGGSYVFTDAWAGYHGLDQKLRSQGH